From Carya illinoinensis cultivar Pawnee chromosome 5, C.illinoinensisPawnee_v1, whole genome shotgun sequence, one genomic window encodes:
- the LOC122310088 gene encoding protein FAR1-RELATED SEQUENCE 9-like, with the protein MIARFKEVQQQVNDIIDLNPKLHKSNGAVKTYMVEDEVVLEEFTNLVRHFVDFSEDDAVAKCSCGLFEMRGILCRHILAVFRCNDIKYLSEIYILDRWRKDIKRRYTLIHSSYDEGDQQPDANRYSSLLSICYQVITHAAGSRKHTEDARSKLYAMIELYRANEELPSFTQIGSNVDPSANDTTVGCSGEVHSPRVV; encoded by the coding sequence ATGATTGCGAGGTTCAAGGAAGTTCAGCAGCAAGTCAACGACATCATTGACTTGAATCCGAAGTTACATAAAAGTAATGGTGCAGTAAAGACATATATGGTTGAGGATGAAGTAGTTTTGGAGGAGTTCACTAACTTGGTTCGGCATTTTGTGGACTTTAGTGAGGATGATGCAGTTGCAAAGTGCTCTTGTGGTTTATTTGAGATGAGGGGGATATTGTGTCGGCACATTTTGGCTGTATTCAGGTGTAACGATATTAAATATTTGTCGGAAATATAcattttagatcgatggaggaaggatATTAAAAGGCGATATACATTAATCCACAGTAGCTATGATGAAGGGGACCAACAACCAGATGCTAATAGATATTCAAGtcttttaagtatttgttatcaagtgattactcatgcaGCTGGTTCGAGAAAGCATACTGAGGATGCAAGAAGTAAGTTATATGCCATGATTGAGCTGTATCGTGCCAATGAAGAACTCCCATCTTTCACTCAAATTGGTTCTAATGTTGATCCTTCGGCAAATGACACTACGGTCGGGTGTTCTGGGGAAGTACACAGTCCACGTGTTGTGTGA
- the LOC122310089 gene encoding protein FAR-RED IMPAIRED RESPONSE 1-like — translation MTKRTDREEDDSVKYVTLCCARGGKARNRTLNVAKPRPTGKTECKARINALKEVSDAVKRVLDTNDLAGIQASKSYGSLVVGAGGFENLPFLEKDCRNYIDKARHLRLGVGGAGVLRQYFLRMQYKNPGFFYMMDIDDDGRMPFAPFVGVNHHGQSILLGAGLISSEDTETFVWLFETWLQCMDGIALKAIITDQDRVINAIALVFPNT, via the exons ATGACAAAACGGACTGATAGGGAAGAAGATGACTCTGTTAAATACGTCACTCTTTGTTGTGCCCGAGGTGGGAAGGCCCGGAATAGGACGTTGAATGTTGCCAAGCCACGTCCGACAGGAAAGACAGAATGTAAGGCAAGGATTAATGCCTTAAA agaagtTAGTGATGCCGTAAAAAGGGTCCTAGATACCAATGATTTGGCTGGCATCCAAGCGAGTAAGAGTTACGGATCTCTCGTTGTTGGAGCGGGTGGATTCGAGAATCTCCCATTTCTCGAAAAGGATTGTCGCaattatattgacaaggcaAGACATCTACGACTTGGCGTAGGTGGTGCTGGAGTGCTTCGACAGTATTTCTTACGGATGCAATACAAAAATCCtggatttttttatatgatggaCATAGATGATGACGGGAg gatgccctttgcaccatttgttggtgtaaaccaccatgggcaGTCAATTCTGTTGGGAGCCGGCTTGATTTCTAGTGAGGATACCGAGACATTTGTGTGGTTATTCGAGACATGGTTGCAATGCATGGATGGTATCGCTCTGAAAGCTATTATCACTGATCAAGATAGAGTGATAAATGCAATCGCTCTTGTCTTTCCAAATACCTAG
- the LOC122309078 gene encoding probable WRKY transcription factor 75, whose amino-acid sequence MDSYQTFFSSSSATPPASSLSLNMADSRAHNEFQGSKTNGFLGLMSEMDQLPVSNANNVPQSKSFFVGSETDRNDVKLAGKKNLGKKVRKPRYAFQTRSQVDILDDGYRWRKYGQKAVKNNKFQRSYYRCTHQGCNVKKQVQRLTKDEGIVETTYEGMHSHPIQKSTDNFEHILSQMQIYASF is encoded by the exons ATGGATAGCTACcaaacatttttttcttcttcatctgcAACACCACCAGCTTCTTCCTTGTCACTGAACATGGCCGATTCTCGTGCTCATAACGAGTTCCAAGGTAGCAAGACTAATGGGTTCTTGGGACTGATGTCGGAGATGGATCAACTTCCAGTTTCAAACGCAAATAATGTTCCTCAGAGCAAAAGCTTCTTTGTGGGGTCTGAAACGGATCGTAATGACGTGAAGTTAGCAGGGAAGAAAAATCTTGGGAAGAAGGTAAGAAAGCCAAGATATGCCTTTCAAACAAGGAGCCAGGTCGATATATTGGATGATGGGTATAGATGGAGGAAATATGGGCAAAAGGCAGTGAAGAACAACAAATTTCAGAG aAGCTACTACCGTTGCACACACCAAGGTTGTAACGTCAAAAAGCAGGTTCAGAGACTAACTAAAGATGAAGGGATCGTCGAAACAACTTATGAAGGGATGCATTCACATCCGATTCAGAAGTCTACTGACAACTTTGAGCACATCTTGAGCCAGATGCAAATTTACGCCTCCTTTTAA